DNA from Massilia sp. KIM:
GAGGAAGCGCGCGACTGGATCGCCGAGACCTTCGAACTGATGGAGGCGCGCTTCTGGGAAGCGGAACACGGCCTGTACGCCGACCAGGCCAGGGGCGACTGGAGCGCGCTGGATCCCTACCGCGGCCAGAACGCCAACATGCACGCCTGCGAAGCCCTGCTGGCGGCCTACCGCGCTACCCAACACCTGCCCTACCTGCACCGGGCCGAGACCCTGGCGCGCAACATCACCCAGCGCCAGGCCGGCCGCGCCGGCGGCAAGATCTGGGAGCATTACACGAAGGACTGGCAGGTCGACTGGGACTTCAACCTGCACGACAAGGCCAATTTGTTCCGCCCCTGGGGCTACCAGCCGGGCCACTTCACCGAATGGAGCAAGCTGCTGCTGCAGCTCGAAGCCCATGCGCCCCAGCTGGCGGGGCCGGCCGACTGGCTGCTGCCCGCCGCCCAGGACCTGTACGCGACCGCCTGGCGCCATGCCTGGGACAAGGTTCACGGCGGCCTGCACTACGGCTTCGCGCCGGACGGCACGGTGTGCGACGCCGACAAGTATTTCTGGGTGCAGGCCGAGACCCTGGCCGCCGCCGCCCTGCTGGGCGCGCGCACGGGCGCCGAGCGCTACTGGCTGGACTACGAGCGCCTGTGGGCCTACAGCTGGGAGCATTTCGTCGACCACGAGCACGGCGCCTGGTACCGCATCCTCAGCTTCGATAACCGCAAATACTCGGACGAGAAGAGCCCGGCGGGCAAGGTCGACTACCACACCATGGGCGCCTGCTACGACATCATGCCGGCGCTGGCGCGGCGCCGCGGCGCGCCATGAAGCCGGCCATGAGCGAACCGGTGTTCTTCGCCAGCGCCCGGGAATTCCGCGCCTGGCTGCAGGCGCACGCCCACGAGGGCGGCGAACTCCTGGTGGGTTTCCACAAGGTGGGCAGCGGACGGCCCTGCATGAGCTGGTCCGAGTCGGTCGACCAGGCCCTGTGCTTCGGCTGGATCGACGGCGTGCGCAAGCGCGTCGACGAGGACACCTACACGATCCGCTTCACGCCGCGCAAGGCCGGTTCGATCTGGAGCGCGGTGAACATCGACAAGGTCGCGCGCCTGCGCGCCGAGGGCCTGATGACCGAAGCCGGCGAACAGGCTTTCGCGCGCCGCAGCGAAGCGCGCTCGCGCGTGTATGCGCACGAGCGCGAGACGCCGGCCGAGCTGGCGCCCGAGGCGCTCGCGCGCTTCCAGGGCGAAGCCCAGGCCTGGGCCTACTTCGAGACCTGTCCGCCCGGCTACCGCAGCCAGCTTCTGCACTGGGTGACCAGCGCGAAGAAGGAAGAGACGCGCGCCGCGCGCCTGCAGCGCCTGATCGAGGCCTGCGCGCGCGGGCAGCGCCTCTAGCCGCTTAGAAGTGGTACTCGGCCCGCACCATCGGCGTGCTGGCCCGCTGTCCCCGGCCGCCGGTGCTGGCGCGCGAGTTGCCGAACTTGTTGTTCCAGAACTGGTATTCGAGCCCGACCCGGAAGCGGTTCTTCTTCTGCCCGAAATGCGCGCCCACGTCGTACATGAGCTGCATGTCGATGTTGGTCTCGGCGCTGGTCGGGTTGCCCACCTCGTCCGGACCCTTCTCGGCGATGAAGTTGGCATAGCCCTCGAAAGCCCAGCGCTCGTTGATCGGGATGCCCCAGCTCAGGTTGAGCATCGGGTGGTTCTCGAAGGTGTAGCGGCGTCCGCCCACGTTCGAGATCGGCGGGAAGGCCCCGTGCGGCGCATTGCTCTCGTGGATCAGCAGCAGGCTGGCGTTCAGGAAGCCCGGCACGTCCAGCATCAGGGTCGGCCCCAGCACCCACATGCGCTTGCGCGAGTTGTAGCCGACGTCTTCCTTGAAGTTGAAGTCGAAGCCGCCGGTCAGGCCGACGCCGCGCACCGGCCCGAAGCGCAGCTCCTTGCCGCTCAGCTTTCCGAGGTCGAGGGTGTGCCGGTAGAGCAGATAGGCTTCCAGGGCGCCGGTGCTGTCGGTGAGCGAGCGCGGATCCTTGCTGTCGGACTTGAGCACGTCCAGGTTGAAGTAGTTGCTGCCGTACTTGTAGCCGCTGGCGTGGGTGAAGGCCAGCACGTGCTTGTTGATGTGGTCCGGATTGAAGGGCTCGGCGAAGCGGGTGCCGTAGCGCCAGCTGAGCGCGTTGTCGGCCCAGTCGACGGCCTGGGCCGCGCCGGCGGCCAGGGCCAGTGCGGCGCAGCAGGCGGCGCGGATGGTCTTGCTCATGTCATTCTCCCTCGTCTTATGATGTCGCGCGTCCCGGGCCGGCTCAGGCCCGCAGCTGCACGCGGTGCAGGCGCGCATCGTCGGCCAGCACGATGCC
Protein-coding regions in this window:
- a CDS encoding YdeI family protein; its protein translation is MSEPVFFASAREFRAWLQAHAHEGGELLVGFHKVGSGRPCMSWSESVDQALCFGWIDGVRKRVDEDTYTIRFTPRKAGSIWSAVNIDKVARLRAEGLMTEAGEQAFARRSEARSRVYAHERETPAELAPEALARFQGEAQAWAYFETCPPGYRSQLLHWVTSAKKEETRAARLQRLIEACARGQRL
- a CDS encoding AGE family epimerase/isomerase, which encodes MTTKEDPMQKFPDFFSPDTLDRHVAHTMSFYYPRCVDPSGGFYHFFKDDGRVYDAATRHLVSSTRFVFVFASAWRHFGKSEYQDMVRHGLDFLRRVHRNPATGGYAWQLAWEDGQARVLDDDNHCYGLAFVLLAYAHALMAGVEEARDWIAETFELMEARFWEAEHGLYADQARGDWSALDPYRGQNANMHACEALLAAYRATQHLPYLHRAETLARNITQRQAGRAGGKIWEHYTKDWQVDWDFNLHDKANLFRPWGYQPGHFTEWSKLLLQLEAHAPQLAGPADWLLPAAQDLYATAWRHAWDKVHGGLHYGFAPDGTVCDADKYFWVQAETLAAAALLGARTGAERYWLDYERLWAYSWEHFVDHEHGAWYRILSFDNRKYSDEKSPAGKVDYHTMGACYDIMPALARRRGAP
- a CDS encoding outer envelope protein, with the translated sequence MSKTIRAACCAALALAAGAAQAVDWADNALSWRYGTRFAEPFNPDHINKHVLAFTHASGYKYGSNYFNLDVLKSDSKDPRSLTDSTGALEAYLLYRHTLDLGKLSGKELRFGPVRGVGLTGGFDFNFKEDVGYNSRKRMWVLGPTLMLDVPGFLNASLLLIHESNAPHGAFPPISNVGGRRYTFENHPMLNLSWGIPINERWAFEGYANFIAEKGPDEVGNPTSAETNIDMQLMYDVGAHFGQKKNRFRVGLEYQFWNNKFGNSRASTGGRGQRASTPMVRAEYHF